From a single Arachis hypogaea cultivar Tifrunner chromosome 3, arahy.Tifrunner.gnm2.J5K5, whole genome shotgun sequence genomic region:
- the LOC112791762 gene encoding high affinity nitrate transporter 2.5: MEVEVPAVAEGSNETQKWSVAVDSENKATEFRLMSIAKPHMRAFHLSWISFFSCFVSSFAAPPLLPIIRDNLNLTATDIGNAGVASVSGAVFARVAMGTACDLVGPRLASASLILLTAPAVYCTSLINSATSYLLVRFFTGFSLATFVSTQFWMSSMFSAPVVGRANGFSGGWGNLGGGATQLIMPLVFSLVRDIGAAQFTAWRIAFFVPAFFQMLTAFSILIFGQDTPDGNFQRLKKSGQKPKDEFSKVLFHGVTNYRGWILALTYGYCFGVELTIDNIIAEYFYDRFNLKLHTAGIIAASFGLANLFSRPGGGFISDAVSKRFGMRGRLWALWLCQTFAGVLCIILGLVGSLSVSVVVMIIFSVFVQAACGMTFGIVPFVSRRSLGVISGMTGGGGNVGAVVTQLIFFKGSKFSKERGITLMGVMIIICTLPICLIYFPQWGGMFFGPSSKKVTEEDYYLGEWNSKEQEKGSHHASLKFADNSVSERGRKHNTSTRPNDEPTPTPTYV, from the exons ATGGAAGTGGAAGTGCCAGCAGTAGCAGAAGGCAGCAACGAAACTCAAAAATGGAGTGTGGCAGTGGATTCAGAGAACAAGGCCACAGAATTCAGACTGATGTCCATAGCCAAACCACACATGAGAGCATTCCACCTCTCATGGATCTCCTTCTTCTCATGCTTTGTCTCCAGCTTTGCAGCACCGCCCCTCCTCCCCATCATCCGGGACAATCTCAACCTCACCGCCACAGACATCGGCAATGCAGGAGTGGCCTCAGTCTCCGGCGCCGTCTTCGCAAGAGTAGCCATGGGGACAGCCTGTGACTTGGTGGGCCCTCGCCTGGCCTCCGCCTCCCTCATTCTCCTAACTGCACCGGCTGTCTACTGCACCTCACTCATCAACTCAGCCACCTCCTATCTCCTTGTCCGCTTCTTCACCGGATTCTCCTTAGCTACCTTCGTGTCCACGCAATTCTGGATGAGTTCCATGTTCTCTGCCCCTGTTGTAGGCAGAGCAAATGGATTCTCCGGCGGATGGGGGAACCTTGGAGGAGGCGCAACCCAACTCATCATGCCATTAGTCTTTTCCCTCGTCCGAGACATCGGCGCCGCACAATTCACGGCCTGGAGAATCGCATTCTTTGTCCCTGCGTTCTTCCAGATGCTCACAGCATTCTCTATATTAATATTTGGACAGGACACGCCAGACGGCAACTTCCAGAGGCTAAAGAAGTCAGGGCAGAAACCAAAAGATGAATTCTCAAAAGTTCTTTTCCATGGTGTTACTAACTATAGAGGCTGGATTCTGGCGTTGACTTATGGATACTGCTTTGGTGTGGAGTTGACTATTGATAACATCATAGCTGAGTACTTCTATGACAGATTCAATCTCAAGCTGCACACTGCTGGGATCATTGCTGCCAGTTTCGGATTGGCCAATCTGTTCTCCAGGCCCGGTGGAGGCTTCATATCTGATGCAGTTTCAAAGAGGTTTGGGATGAGGGGTAGGCTCTGGGCCTTGTGGCTTTGCCAAACATTCGCTGGTGTCCTCTGCATAATTCTTGGGCTTGTTGGATCTTTGAGTGTTTCTGTTGTTGTTATGATCATATTCTCTGTGTTTGTTCAAGCTGCTTGTGGCATGACCTTTGGAATTGTTCCTTTTGTCTCAAGAAG GTCATTAGGAGTGATATCAGGAATGACAGGAGGAGGAGGGAATGTGGGTGCAGTTGTGACCCAACTAATATTCTTCAAAggatcaaaattttcaaaagagAGGGGAATTACACTGATGGGTGTGATGATCATAATATGCACCCTCCCCATATGTCTAATATATTTCCCGCAGTGGGGTGGCATGTTCTTTGGTCCATCATCAAAGAAAGTTACAGAAGAAGACTACTATCTTGGTGAGTGGAACTCAAAGGAGCAAGAGAAAGGGTCACACCATGCAAGCTTGAAGTTTGCTGATAATAGTGTTAGTGAGAGAGGCAGAAAACACAACACTTCAACAAGACCTAATGAtgaaccaacaccaacaccaacatatgtttga